The following nucleotide sequence is from Paenibacillus odorifer.
GAAAGTGATTTTGTTGTTTGTACAAATACGCCTGATCATATTATAATAAGTGGTGATTTGGATAAGGAGACAACAATGTGGAGGCACTGTCATTGAGTGAATTAGAGCAAGGCCGTTACCTTAGCCCGCGTGGTCCACTGGGACTTATGAACAGGGTCTATAAGTACGTGCTGCCGGAAGTGAGAGAATGTCTCCATTTCTGGCGCCAAGATGCGAACGGGATTCCCGATCCCGAGCTCCGGAAGCAAGCACTTGCCAGCATTGAAACTAAAGAGTTTCATTGCATAGGCGGTGGTATTTATGCCGCCGGCAATTTATCGATGAAACATATACTGATTCCGCTAATTGTTGCTTATCAAACTATCAGTGATTATCTGGACAACTTATGTGATCGCAGTACTTCGCTTGATCCTGCAGATTTCAGGCTGCTGCATCAATCTATGCTGGATGCTATTGATCCAAATGCTGAGCCAGGTAATTATTATGCGCTTCGAAGTGAACAGAATGACGGCGGATATTTGTACAGGCTGGTTCGCAAATGCCAAGAGATGATTTCTTTGTTGCCAGGTTATTCCGCTGCTGCAGCGGAGATTCGAGAACTGGCTGTGCTCTATACAGATTTACAAGTGTATAAGCACATCCGCCCGGAACTCAGGGAAACAGCCCTGAAGGAGTGGTGGGAGGAACAGGGCAGTCGAGCACCACATCTGCAATGGAATGAATTTTCGGCTGCAACGGGATCAACGCTAGGTGTATTTATGTTATTTCTATCCGCATGTGATCCGAAGCTGAACCAAGCTTCTGCGGCTTCGATTCGAGCCGCGTATTTTCCGCATGTATGTGGTCTGCACATTATGCTGGATTATCTGATTGATCAGGAAGAGGACCGAGCAGGCGGTGATCTTAATTTCTGCAATTATTATGATGACACGGATACCATGCTGAGTCGGATCGCTGCAATGGTTGAGTGGGCCCGTAAGGATGTTCGTAATCTTCCAGAGTCTTCGATGCATCGTATGGTGATTGAGGGATTGCTGGCACTTTATTTATCTGATCCGAAAGTTAGCGAACAGCGGGAAGTTCGCTCTGTATCTAAAAGCCTGATGAAAGGCAGTCCGCTTACAAGACTGTTCTTCTTCGCTAACAGCCGTTGGATACGCAAACGCTTTTTGTAACCATGTCGCGAAGTTATTTTTATAAGAAGTATCAGGCTTCGCACAATTTTAAGGAGGAACAACAGAATGTCTAAAATTCAAAAAATCGCAGTATTGACTAGTGGTGGAGATTCACAGGGAATGAACGCCGCTGTTCGTGCGGTTGTAAGAAGCGCACTTTATTTCGGTATTGAGGTATTTGGGGTGCAACGTGGTTATCAAGGTCTGCTGAATCGCGATATCTTCCCAATGGATCTTCGCAGTGTAGGAGATATTATTCAACGTGGCGGTACTGTTCTGCAGTCTGCAAGATGTCTGGAGTTCACGAAACCGGAAGGACAGCAAAAAGGTGCGGATATCCTTAATGAACTGGGTATCGATGGTCTAGTAGTTATCGGTGGAGATGGTTCCTATAAAGGAGCTAACAAATTAAGTAAACTCGGTATCAAGACTATGGCTTTGCCAGGTACGATTGATAACGATATCTCCTTCACAGACTACACTATCGGGTTTGATACAGCGGTTGGCGTTGTTGTAGACGCTATTAACAAGTTGCGTGACACTATGTCCTCCCATGAACGTTCTTCGATTGTAGAGGTTATGGGACGCCACTGTGGCGATATCGCGCTGCATGCTGGACTGGCTTCCGGAGCAGAAACAATTCTTGTGCCGGAAATGCCATATGATTTGAATGAAGTTGCTGACCGGATGCGCGATAATTTTATCAGAGGTAAACGCCACAGTATCGTAATTGTTGCCGAAGGCGTTGGCAAAGGTGAAGATGTGGCTCAAGCTCTGAAAGACCGTCATGCTTCTCTGGATGCACGTGTTACTGTACTCGGACATATCCAACGTGGTGGAACACCAACTCCTGGAGACCGGAATTTGGCTAGCCGTCTTGGCGATTTTGCCGTACGTAAGCTAATCGAAGGTGAATCCGACAAGGCTTGTGGTATCATCAAAGGTGAATTAACCCTTACGGATATTGATCTCGTAGTAAATACGAAAAAGGGCTTTGACCTGGAGCTGTACGAGCTGGCTTCCCGTCTTTCCCAATAATTAGCGACCCTATATATAAAAAGGAACAGCTGCGAGATTCGCACTGTTCCTTTTTTGTGTAATATGGATCGTTAACTCTGAAGTTGTTCCTGTGCGTATTGTGCGGCATAACGCCGTTGAACTTTGATAAGCCGAGACAATAGCAGGGTCGCACCGATGGCAAGACCGGTAATAAGACCAATCCAGTAGCCGAATGCTCCTAGATCTGTGTAAGTTGCAAGTACATAACCTGTAGGTAAGCCAATTACCCAATAGGCAATAAAACAAATGATAAAGGCTGGGTTAACATCCTTATATCCGCGAAGCGCACCTTGAGTAGGTGTAGCAATCGCATCTGAGATTTGAAAAAAGATTGCATAGATCAGGAAATGCTGAATTAACGAGATGACATCGGGTTCATCTGAATATAGACCAGCTACATGATTTCCGGCAAACAAGAGTAATAAAGCTGTGGCCAGTGAAAGGATTGCCGCCAGTCCGATACCCATTATGGCATATTGGCGTGCATCCTTTTGTCTGCCAGACCCGGTCTCGAAGCCGACGAGGATGGTAAGGCTGATGCAAATACTGAGCGGAATCATATAAAGTGTTGTTGCAAAATTGATTGCTGCCTGATGCGCGGCAATTGTTACGGTATCAAATCGGCTCATTAACAAGGTTACAGCGGAAAAGACAGCTGTTTCGAAAAAAATTGAGAAACCGATGGGTACTCCGATTTTGAGCAAATCTTTAATGCTGTTTAACGATATAAAATAGAACTTACGGAATAATCTGAGATTTACAAAGGCCTGAGAACGATATATGAACAGTAGAGCAACGGCAAATATAACCCAATAGGTAATAGCTGAAGCGACCCCAGCACCAACGCCCCCGAGACGAGGGAATCCGAAGTTCCCGAAGATGAGCAAATAGTTCAAACCTACATTTACAGGCAAAGCTATTAGTGTAATACACATGGATACGCGTGTTTGCCCTAAAGCGTCTATACAGCTACGAAGTACCGTATATCCAAACAGGGGGATAATTCCGAACGAAATAGCACTGAGAAAGCGGAAAGCAACATCTCTTACACCAGACTCCAAGTTCATAAAATTAAGAATAGGTGACAAGGCAAAGCTGCCAATCAGCAAGACGATGATCGAAACAATCAGTGACAGCCAAATACCTTGTGTGACTTGAAAGGCAACATCCTTATCCTTTTTGCTCCCGATGAGCTGTGAAACAATAGGTGTGATCCCCATAAGAATACCGCTGAGACCGGTTTGGATTGGAATCCAAAGACTAGTTCCTATCGCAACTCCTGCCAGATCGACGGTTCCGAATTTACCGGACATATTAGTATCAAAGAAGGTGATCGCGGATAAAGCAATTTGTGTAACAAGGATTGGGAATAAAATATGAAAAAATTGTCCTGCCTTTTGTTTTAAAGAGGTGGTCTGTATCATAATTCTGTGCCTCATTCTTTATGATTTTTCAAGGAATAGGTTAAATAGTTCAATAAGTTTCCGTTAAAAGACCCGGCAGACGCCGGGTCTTTAGCATACATATATCAGATCAGCTATAAATAATAAGGGCTGTATTCATTGTTTTTCGTAATCAACATCGGCAGTATAGCGATTGTTGGCGTTCCAGAGAAGGAACTCATCCACGTTCTCATCTTTTAAAGCGCGGATTTGATCTTCCACCTGTTTTTTACCATATTTCACATAATGACCACTTCCGAGCCAGCTTGCTGTAAAGTCTTGAATCCAAGGTCGAATAACGGGTTTATAGCTGCCCAGTGGATCAAGCTTCTTATGTGTATCAACCATGGAACCTTTGATTGTAGCGTAAGGATCTAAGTCGGGCTCTTTCACGCCAAACCATCCCGTTGAATAGTGGCTTGGATAAACCATTGGACTGATAACATCCACATTCTTGGATATTTTAACAAAGTCCTGGCCGATACCCTCAGCAGGGGCAGATGCGGCATATCCAAAAATATCTACGGACACACGGACACCAAGTGGAGCTAGCTCTGCTTTGGCATATTTAACAAAATTAGATACGATTTCTACGCGTGAGTCAGTGGTTTTAGTGTATTTAAGGGTATCAGCACGTTTTTCGAATCCTTCCGGAAAACGAACATAGTCGAACTGAATTTCTTTGAAGCCGAGCTTAACAGCTTCCTTGGCGATATCCACATTGTATTTCCACACATCTTCATTATAAGGATTAACAAAGCTGTCGCCGCCCTTATTCTTCCATACAGTGCCGTCAGTATTAACAAAAGACATCTGCGGGTTCTTTTTGGCAAGAATGGAGTCTTTAAAAACAACAATCCGGGCGATAGGATAGACATCATGTTTCTTCAAACGTTCCATTAACTTATTGATATCTCCAATAAAAGGCTGAGGGTTACCGAGCTTCTGGAGGTCGGTATTATCGGTCTTATACGTGATATAACCCGCATCGTCCTTAATGTCTATTACCATTGAGTTAAGTTCGGTTTGGTCAAGCAATGTAAGCAGCTTTTCCATTCGTTCCCCACCAGCACTGTAGGCGGTAACATAAATGCCTTTTACTTTGGGTGCGTCTGGTTGTGGATCGGTGTGTAACATACTTTCTGAGTTTGTTGCTTCAGGTGAAGCGCTTGGAGCTGGAGTTGCTACATTCGAATTGTTGTTTTGTTGTGCAATGATGGGGGGATTTATGGCGGACTTCAAAGCGATCGCCACTTCAGCGTCATGTTGGTTCTGTTGTACGCCTACGCTTCCCAAGGCCATCATCAGTAGAGCCCAGGTGATGTTCATTCGTTTTTCTCTCCCTTTATGTACTTTCCCCTAAATTATATAGGAACGGTTGCTCCCAAAAAGAACAGTGTTGTAACAATATTAGCTCAGATTGGGAATAAAAAACCGCCTTTGTTGTTTATAAACGAGATGTATGGATTCGAAACGGTATGAAAAAAGTAAATGCCGCCTTAAATCGGCAACAGGGCCGAACCCAAGGCGGCAACTATCAAGACTTCTCTTGCGGCTTGCTCATTGAAGATACGCAGAATTCTGATGTTCACAGATGCTGTAATGGATAATATCCATGGCATCTGCAGGTTCCAGAATACTTAGCCCGTCTCGCAGAACGATTACTGAATTTAATTCGTCCTGTTTGAGAAACGGCATCATATCAGGATACCACCTCATGACGATTGCTGACAGTTTTACCGTTTCCATTTCCACAAAAATCACCCTTTCCTTTTTCGATAGTTCTGAATAGATTCAGTGTTCATCGGAAAACGAAGTGCTTTGGAAAAAAGAGGGGTAAATCTCAATCTTTATGAAATTGTTAGGGTTCTGCGTGTGTATAATATATCATAATTCTGAGATTGGTGCATTTTCCAATACTAGGAATTTTTATTTCCTCATTTTGTCTTTCCGGAAGGAACCCATAACACCAACTGTTTCAACAATATTTACAAAAGCTTGAGGATCTGTCGTGCGGATGATACGTTGCAGCTCTGCAAGTTCGTAGCGGGTTGTTACCGTCATTAGCATGTCCTTTTCAACGTGAGAATAAGCACCTTCTGTTTTAATCTTTGTGACACCTCGTTGAAGGCCTATTAGATGTTGCAGTAATTCATCTGTACGGTTTGTTACAATATATACAGTCACCTTTAAGTGGCTGATATGAATCATATCCAACACTTTACCTGTTACATATATAGATACCATTGATGAAAGTGCTAAATTCCAGTTCTGGTCAAGATAAGCGGCCGCCAGGATAACAAGTCCATTTAAACTTACTACTACATTGCCGACCGGGAAATCTCGGTATTTAGTGATAATTGAACCCAAGATGTCAAAACCTCCGGAAGAACCTCCTGCACGGAAGGAGATACCACAGCCAATCCCAACGAGAACTCCGCCAAACACAGAGGACAGCAGCATATCTGTAGCCACCAGATGCTCGGGAATCACTGTTAAGAACCAGGTTGTAAACACAACGGACAACATGCTCATAATAATAAATCTCCGGCCTAACTGGAACCAGCCTGCAGCCAGCAGAGGAATATTAAAGAGCAAGTATAGGAGGCTTATGTTTAATGGAGTGAAATAACCCACTAACATGGAAAGCCCAGATACACCACCACTTAGTAAACGGTGTGGAATTAAAAATAGATTAAATCCACTGGCGATCAGTGCTGCCCCTAAAAAAACAACCAAACAATTCAAAATCTGTCTTAACAAGTAAATCCACCCTTATATATATATTTAAAAAAATAAAACATGAAAGCAATGAAAAGAAAGGAACCCACTGGTATTCTCACATGTGTTTGTGATATAATGTATAGGATATTCTTGAGTAGAACGTTACAATGGTATTTTTGCATTGCATCGGATGTAAAGCTACAGTTGCTCAGGTACAACAAGGTACCTGATGATTAGGGAGGCTTTTCGTCCCAAAAGCGCTATATCATGCAGAAAATAGAGCATGATTGGACAGCCTATAAATGTGTTTACCGCTACTTAAGAATACAGACAAGCATGTGGAATGTCCACTGTATAGAAGGAGCATGAATAATTTGAAAACATTCGCAGAATTTGGCTTGGAGCCAAAAGTGCTACAAGCAATCACAGAGTTAGGATTTGAGGAGGCAACACCGATACAGGAACAGTCGATCCCATTAGCATTGACTGGGTCGGATCTGATCGGTCAAGCTCAGACTGGTACAGGTAAGACTGCTGCTTTTGGTATCCCCCTCATTTCGAAGATTAACCGTGAAGACGAAAAAATCTTGGCCCTTATTATGGCACCAACACGTGAGTTGGCCATCCAAGTGTCAGAAGAAATTGGCAAACTAAGCCGTTTCAAAGGTCTTCGCTCGTTGGCGATTTATGGCGGACAGGATATTGGACGTCAAATCCGTGGATTGAAAAAGAAACCACAAATCATTATTGGTACACCTGGTCGTTTGCTCGATCACATCAACCGTAAAACGATCCGTTTGGATGATGTTCAAACCGTTGTATTGGATGAAGCAGATGAAATGCTGGATATGGGCTTTATGGAAGATATTCAGACTATCCTGAAGCTCGTTCCTGTAGAACGTCAAACCATGTTGTTCTCTGCTACAATGCCACCAAACATTCAACGCCTAGCTCAACAATTTCTTAACAACCCGCAACATGTCTCCGTTATTCCGAAACAAATCAGTGCCCCACTGATTGATCAAGCTTATGTGGAAGTGCCTGAGCGTCAAAAGTTTGAAGCTCTTAGTCGTTTGATTGATATGGAATCACCTGAATTAGCTATCGTATTCGGACGTACTAAGCGCCGGGTTGATGAGCTTGCTGAAGCTTTGCAAAAACGCGGATATTCTGCTGATGGATTGCATGGTGACTTGTCACAGAACCAACGTGATGCTGTAATGCGTAAATTCCGTGATGGCAGCATTGACGTGCTGGTAGCTACTGACGTAGCGGCACGTGGTCTGGACGTATCCGGCGTAACTCACGTAATTAACTTTGACTTGCCACAAGATCCTGAAAGCTATGTACACCGTATTGGTCGTACAGGACGCGCAGGTAAAGAAGGTACGGCTTGGTCATTCGTTACTCCACGCGAAATTGATCACCTGCATTTGATCGAACGTGTTACTCGTCACCGGATTACTCGTAAACCTTTGCCAACAATGGCTGAAGCTATTGAAGGTAAACAACGCGTTACTGCTGAGCGTTTGCTTGAAGTGGTAGAAAGCGGAGAGTTGAACGAGTACAAAGGAATTTCTATTCAATTGCTTGAGCAATATGATTCCGTACAATTGTTGTCCGCAGCTATGAAGCTTCTCACTGGCGACAAGAAGGATTCCGCAATTGAATTGACTCCTGAAGATCCAATTCGTGCTAAACGTCGTGGTGGCAAAAACGATATCCGCAGTGGTCGTAAACCTAATGGTGGTTATGGCGGAAACCGTGGTACTTCCGGTGGCAGCGGTAGCGGTGGCGGATACCGTGGTAACCGTGATAATAACGGTGGCGGTAGTCGTGGTGGCTATAGCAGCGGTGGCAGCAACTACGGTAGCGGCAGTGGCGGCTATGGCGGTGGCTATAAAGGCAACCGTGATGGCGCACCAGCTCGTGACGGTAGTGCAAACCGCAGCGCAGAGCGTAAACCATACACTCGTCCAAGCAGCACGAGCACTCGTCCTGCAAAACGTGAAGATTTCGATAATTAATACTTCGTCAAGATACCAAAGAAGACGAGATGCCGCATTGCGGTTCTCGTCTTCTTTTTGCTGAAATATAAGGATGTTTGGTGAATTGTTATGTCCTTAGTAGGGCGCGAATTTGTTTTGTGTGATATTAGTATCCGAATGTACGAGTGATGATAACGAGCAAGATAAACAATACGAGGATCGTGCCTGTAGAAGTCCAACCGCCGAAGCCAACAGGTGTAGACATGAGATAACCTCCTTTAGAATGTGGGGATTTTGGTATTTCTTATGGTTACAATCCTAATATATGGACTATAAAGGCTTTACGTATAGACGATAGTCTATAATTCAGAAAGTTGGGCTATGGAAATGAGGAGGTCAAATGAGGTATAGTTAAGATATGTAGTATGTAAGAGACAGAGGAGGAAGGGAATTGGAGTTTAAAGGAGCAATGGGCGGCTTATACCGCGTGACAGAATGGATTTCACGTATCGCAGGCAGTAATATCTTATGGGCACTATGTTCCGCCCCGTTTTTGTTTTTTGGTGTTTTAAAGATGATTATGTTAGGGACAGGCGCAGGTGGAGCGAACGAGCAAATTACATTGAACTGGGCAATGGGGATTTTAGCGCCCTTTACGGTGTTTCCAGCTTCAGCCGCTTTATTTACCGTAGTGCGTAAATGGGTAATGGGGAATACGGATGTAGGAACTTTTCGTACATTTTTTCAGGGGTATAAAGAAAATTATGTAAAAAGTATGCTCGGAGGAGTTATCTATACATTGATGTTCGTTGTTATGTACGTTGATGTAACAGTTTACATGACACAAATGCCTAACTTTAGAATTGTTGGTATTTTGATGTTGGTGCTGATGATACTTTTGTCGGTATCCATGTTTAACTTCTTTTCCATTGTGGTTCATTACCAAATGGGCTTCAAGCAAGTGATGACCAATTCTATATTGCTGACTATAGCACGCCCAATTCGTGTGTTCTCTACATTGATTGCAGCCGCAGTTCTTGTTTATATCGGTCTTAGATATCCGGCTCTTTATTTCATTTGTATTCCAACGTTGATTGCAATGGCAGCCTTCTTTAACTTCTACGCTACTTATAATAAGCTACAGCTGCAAGTAGAAAAGAAGAAACTGAAAGAGCAGGAAGAAGCAGAAGCAGCAGCATTGAACAATCGGAATGAATATGACGACGATGACGACGATGATGATGACTACGAGGATGAAATTGATGAAAAGGACACCAAACGCATTTAACAAAAAACTGGATTAGCGTTGGATATTTCCAGGTAATTAATTCCTGTGTAAAAATAAAGCGCATACAGGTTTACTTTTTCGTTAAAACGCAATATAATAATAACAAATCCTGCGATGTACGTTACGGTTACTCGTTGTTTTGAACCAATGATAATGTCTTGGGAGATCTACACGAAGCGCAGCTGAACCGCCCTGTCTATATGACTTGGGGAATTCAAAAACGTTTTCTGCGATCACCCACCTGCTCTAGCAGGTTCAGAAGACACTGTAGCCGGACGGCATAAGCGGGTTTTCTCTTGTTTAAGCCAAGGCGCCCTGTTTCCCCTGAATAATGGGAGCGGGCGCTTTTTTGTATGTCTGGAATAAAGGGAAAGTGAGTTATACCCTTTTGTTCCTGAGACAAGAGTGTTACACTTAGAATAATGAACTTGGGATTTGTAGAGGGGGAAGAATTTTGTCGTTAAAAAGAACCTTGGTTGGCTTATTCCGCAGTCATGATGGAACAAGCGACCGCGCCAAAGATCCGACATTAAAAACGCGTTATTACAATCTAACTAAAGACAAAGCATGGGAAGAAGTTTCATCGACTTTAAAGAAAGTTCCTGGATTTAAGGTGCTTCACGAAGTGGAGTCTGTAGGTGAGATTACTCTTGAGAAGAGAACGGCATTTGGCCGTACGCTGGACATTACGGTATCGGTGCTTAATACGACGCCTGTTCGTTGTGGTGTAGATATGTATTCTGCATCTAGAGGTTCACTTGGTGATCTCGGGGCGAATTACCGTGTGATTCAACGCTTGTATGCATCTTTGGACAAAAAATTAGGAAAATACAAAGCAGACTGATTTTTAGAGGCCCGTCAAACCCTTCTTGCTTAGGGATAGTATGAATGCGTTTACGTAAACGGTGAGCTGCTCAGTGTGTTATCGATAAATCTTTCTATTACAAAAAAAGCGGGAGAAGGATGGACCTTCTGCCGCTTTTTTAACAGAGATTATTAAGTATTGTTGTAATAACCGCTACTGATTGGAGAATTAGAGCAGCTTCTTCACAGCAGCAATAGCATCTTCATAGTTAGGGTGCTCGGTCATTTCACTCAAATATTCAACATATACGATCTTGTCGTTCTTATCCAGAACAAAAATGGAGCGCATATCTAAGCGGAATTCTTTAATCAGCACACCATAGGCTTGTCCGAATGAGGTTGCTTTGTGATCGGATAGAGTAATAACTCGATCGATGCCAGCAGCACCGCACCAACGAGCTTGGGCAAACGGCAGGTCCGTGCTTACAGTGAGAATTACCACATCGTCACCAAGCTCTGCGGCTTCACTGTTGAACCGGCGGGTCTGTGCGTCACATACCCCGGTATCAAGAGAAGGGACAACACTGATCAGCTTGATTTTACCGGCATAATCACTTAGAGACACGTCTTCCAGGAGATTCTTGCTCAGAACAAAATCGGGTGCAGGATCACCAGTTGTTAGCTTAGGTCCTACGAGAGTGATGGGGTTGCCTTTAAAAGTAGCTACGCCTGTTTTTTCTTGCGTCATATCCTTGTTTTCCTCCTCGAATTATAATATTGGATTCTTACTGCCACAATAAATTATAATCTTAATAGCAGGAAGATGTCCAACCGGACAAGATATATATGTAAAGGGATGGGTGTTATGATATTTATTCGGTACGAAAATTGGAAAAGTTATGTCCGGTATTATCCGGTAACCTGTCTGCTCATATTGGCCAATGTGATCATGTTTATCCTGATGGCAGTTAACGGAGGATCAACAAATATTCAAACGCTTGTTGATTTTGGTGCTATAGTTGATGTGAGTCCGTACAAAGAGGAACTGTGGCGCTATCTGGCCGCTATTTTTTTACATAATGGGTTTTCCCATCTGTTCTTTAATTGCTTCGCTCTCCTGGTGTTTGCACCGCCTCTGGAGCGATTGCTGGGCTGGTGGCGTTATGCGCTGCTCTATCTGGCGGGCGGATTTCTGGCAAATGTGCTTACAATTGCGATTAGTGCTCGCTCAGTAGTAGAGTTTGGTACGGTCTCGGTTGGTGCTTCTGGAGCAATCTACGCCATTTATGGTGCATTTTTATACATTGCAGTTATTCAACGGGCCATGATGGATGAGGGCTCGCGTAAAACTTTATATGGATTGTTAATAATCGGGATCATTATGTCGTTTGCTACACCAAATGTGAATTGGGTTGCGCATCTCGGAGGTTTGGTTTCTGGCTTTTTCGTATATGGGCTAATTATTCGTATATTCAAAAAAAGCCTAAGACAGGGGCGATGATGGAGTGGAGCTAAGACAGCTGCAATATTTTTTAAAGGTAGCTCAAAAAGAACACGTAACAAGAGCGGCAGAAGAGCTTCATGTAGCGCAGTCTGCGGTAAGCCGTCAGATTCATCAGCTGGAGCAAGAGCTTGGGGTTGATCTATTCATGCAAAAAGGGCGCAATCTGCAGCTTACGCCTGTTGGACAGCTCTTTTGCAAGAAGGTTGAGAGTATCCTTAAGGAGCTGGAGCATTCGGTAAATGAGGTGCATGAATTTCTGGATCCTGAGCGTGGAGAGATTCGGATCGGATTCCCGCATAGTCTTGGTACACATCTCATCCCGACTATCGTTGCAGATTTTCGTAAATATTATCCTCATGTCAAATTTCGTTTTAAACAAGGATCTTACCCTTCTTTGATAAAAGACGTATTGTCTGGAGAAGTGGACTTAACTTTCATTTCGCCTTTTCCGGAGAATGATGAGCATGTCTCGGGGGATATTGTAATGACTGAAGAGTTGTTTGCGATTCTTCCTCAGAATCACAGGTTGGCAGGAGAGTCTGAGATCCGGTTGGAACAGCTGCAAAAAGAGAAGTTTGTTCTATTCAGCCAAGGCTATTCGTTAAGACCTATCGTTTGGCAAGCTTGCTTGCAGGCGGGATTTCAACCGCAGATTGCATTTGAAGGCGGAGAGACCGATACCATTCGTGGTTTGGTGGCCGCAGGGATGGGTGTAAGCCTGCTTCCGGAGATGGCGTTCTATCAGACGAATCCTCTTCAACCAGCTCAGGTGAGGGTTGTGGAGCCTGCGGTGACGAGAACGGTTGGCTTGATCTACCGTACAGATAGTAAATTGCCGCTGGTGGCACGTTCCTTTCGGACTTTTTTAATCTCCTACTTTAAAGCTAGACAAAATAATACCCCGGTCGGCTCTTAGCCTTCCGGGGTTTTTGTTGTTTAGAGGTATGCGATATTAGTCGCGGTTGCCTAAAAAGACGGTGATTAAGCGAAGCAGTTCAAGCAAGGATACTAGAGCAGCGGCAACATAAGTTAATGCAGCGGCGTTGAGAACCTTTGCTACTCCGCGTTCTTCTTCGTTACGGATGAAACCTTGTTCTACCATGACCTGACGAGCCCGGTTACTGGCGTTGAATTCTACAGGCAGGGTTACGAGCTGGAATGCAACAGCAGCTGAGAAGAAAATGATACCCAAGCCTATAAGATTAAAGTAACCGAAGATGAAACCTGCCATCAGCATGAAAGGCGCGACACCTGATGCGAAATTAACTACCGG
It contains:
- a CDS encoding YesL family protein — protein: MEFKGAMGGLYRVTEWISRIAGSNILWALCSAPFLFFGVLKMIMLGTGAGGANEQITLNWAMGILAPFTVFPASAALFTVVRKWVMGNTDVGTFRTFFQGYKENYVKSMLGGVIYTLMFVVMYVDVTVYMTQMPNFRIVGILMLVLMILLSVSMFNFFSIVVHYQMGFKQVMTNSILLTIARPIRVFSTLIAAAVLVYIGLRYPALYFICIPTLIAMAAFFNFYATYNKLQLQVEKKKLKEQEEAEAAALNNRNEYDDDDDDDDDYEDEIDEKDTKRI
- a CDS encoding DUF1499 domain-containing protein, translated to MSLKRTLVGLFRSHDGTSDRAKDPTLKTRYYNLTKDKAWEEVSSTLKKVPGFKVLHEVESVGEITLEKRTAFGRTLDITVSVLNTTPVRCGVDMYSASRGSLGDLGANYRVIQRLYASLDKKLGKYKAD
- the tpx gene encoding thiol peroxidase — encoded protein: MTQEKTGVATFKGNPITLVGPKLTTGDPAPDFVLSKNLLEDVSLSDYAGKIKLISVVPSLDTGVCDAQTRRFNSEAAELGDDVVILTVSTDLPFAQARWCGAAGIDRVITLSDHKATSFGQAYGVLIKEFRLDMRSIFVLDKNDKIVYVEYLSEMTEHPNYEDAIAAVKKLL
- a CDS encoding rhomboid family intramembrane serine protease, whose protein sequence is MIFIRYENWKSYVRYYPVTCLLILANVIMFILMAVNGGSTNIQTLVDFGAIVDVSPYKEELWRYLAAIFLHNGFSHLFFNCFALLVFAPPLERLLGWWRYALLYLAGGFLANVLTIAISARSVVEFGTVSVGASGAIYAIYGAFLYIAVIQRAMMDEGSRKTLYGLLIIGIIMSFATPNVNWVAHLGGLVSGFFVYGLIIRIFKKSLRQGR
- a CDS encoding LysR family transcriptional regulator, translated to MELRQLQYFLKVAQKEHVTRAAEELHVAQSAVSRQIHQLEQELGVDLFMQKGRNLQLTPVGQLFCKKVESILKELEHSVNEVHEFLDPERGEIRIGFPHSLGTHLIPTIVADFRKYYPHVKFRFKQGSYPSLIKDVLSGEVDLTFISPFPENDEHVSGDIVMTEELFAILPQNHRLAGESEIRLEQLQKEKFVLFSQGYSLRPIVWQACLQAGFQPQIAFEGGETDTIRGLVAAGMGVSLLPEMAFYQTNPLQPAQVRVVEPAVTRTVGLIYRTDSKLPLVARSFRTFLISYFKARQNNTPVGS